In a genomic window of Pangasianodon hypophthalmus isolate fPanHyp1 chromosome 19, fPanHyp1.pri, whole genome shotgun sequence:
- the fam167ab gene encoding protein FAM167A, protein MDTLPQINVNDVSSLDCDNVEVAADDHLRNLKALAERLRLQTRRPSYQEWKAQVEATSAKGPSDTTKSTVLGQDTEQEHTDRPERSDHKLDLTQECSLTSRNLKGFGNIDEALIWLRKELKEMRLQDQQLARQLMRLRGDINKLKIEQTCHLHRRMLNDATFGLEEHDELSDLLCDSPVTPGFGLSAPLRLIGVTKMNINTRRFSLC, encoded by the exons ATGGACACATTGCCACAGATTAATGTAAACGACGTCAGTAGCCTGGACTGTGATAACGTGGAGGTTGCAGCAGATGACCATTTAAGAAATTTGAAGGCTTTGGCTGAGAGACTAAGACTACAGACCAGGAGACCCTCCTATCAAGAGTGGAAGGCCCAGGTAGAAGCTACCAGTGCCAAAGGACCATCAGACACAACAAAGTCCACTGTGTTAGGTCAAGATACAGAACAGGAACACACAGACAGGCCCGAAAGAAGTGACCACAAGTTGGACTTAACACAAGAATGCAGCCTGACTTCAAGAAACCTGAAAGGGTTTGGGAATATTGATGAGGCTCTGATCTGGCTGAGGAAAGAACTG AAGGAGATGCGTTTGCAGGACCAGCAGCTTGCCCGCCAGCTCATGCGCCTGCGAGGAGATATCAACAAACTGAAGATCGAGCAGACGTGCCACCTGCACCGACGGATGCTCAATGATGCCACGTTTGGCCTGGAGGAGCACGACGAGCTCTCTGATCTTCTGTGTGATAGTCCTGTTACACCTGGGTTTGGTCTGTCAGCACCTCTCCGCCTGATTGGTGTCACTAAGATGAACATAAACACAAGACGCTTCTCCCTCTGCTAA
- the ccm2 gene encoding cerebral cavernous malformations protein 2 homolog isoform X1 yields the protein MGDDEKKIKKPGIVSPFKRVFLKGEKGRDKKAQEKCTERRALHTFSLSVPDHRIDPDILLNDYIEKEVKYLGQLSSVPGYLNPSSRTEVLQLIDNARKSHQLAGQLTSEQDAVVSLSAYNIKLVWRDGEDIILRVPIHDIAAVSYIRDDSLHLVILKTAQEPGGSPCPSTCPELSKSPTLSSLSESGAVDVCCLLVLAVENKAAAEELCLLLSQVFQIVYTESTIDFLDRTIDFLDGATTPTRHLSLYSDDSSSKDVKEPFEGGPGNFLFQGSLEAAGHSPCSSPSSTPASPQDKTASESELSTTAAELLQDYMTTLRTKLSSQEIQQFATHLHEYRNGASIHEFCINLRQLYGDSRKFLLLGLRPFIPEKDSQHFENFLETIGVKDGRGIITDSFGRYRRTASSASDSTTNGNGAAGGSDEGTVSSEGDEWDRMISDISNDIEALGCSMDQDGVSP from the exons CCGGGTATCGTGTCTCCGTTTAAGCGTGTGTTTCTGAAgggggagaaagggagagataaGAAAGCTCAGGAGAAGTGCACTGAACGACGGGCTCTTCACACTTTTTCACTGTCTGTCCCCGACCACCGGATTGACCCAGACATCTTGCTCAACGATTACATCGAGAAAGAGGTTAAG TATCTGGGGCAGCTGAGCTCAGTCCCAGGTTACCTTAATCCCTCCAGCCGCACTGAGGTCTTGCAGCTCATTGACAATGCCAGG AAGTCTCACCAGCTGGCAGGTCAGCTGACATCGGAGCAAGATGCCGTGGTCAGCCTGTCCGCGTACAACATCAAGCTGGTGTGGCGTGACGGAGAGGACATCATCCTGAGAGTACCTATCCATGACATTGCTGCCGTTTCCTACATTCGAGATGACTCCCTACACCTGGTGATTTTGAAAACAG ctcAAGAGCCCGGAGGCTCGCCTTGTCCCAGCACATGTCCGGAGCTGTCGAAGTCACCTACTCTGAGCTCTTTGTCTGAGAGTGGAGCTGTGGACGTCTGCTGCCTGCTCGTGCTGGCCGTCGAGAACAAG GCAGCAGCAGAGGAGCTCTGTCTGCTCCTCAGTCAGGTCTTCCAGATAGTCTACACAGAATCTACTATCGACTTCCTGGACAGGACCATCGACTTCCTTGATGGAGCTACAACGCCCACTCGGCATCTCTCCCTCTACAGCG ATGACTCATCAAGCAAGGATGTTAAAGAGCCATTTGAAGGAGGCCCAGGCAATTT CTTGTTTCAGGGCTCATTAGAGGCAGCAGGACATTCTCCGtgttcatcaccatcatccacACCAGCATCACCACAGGACAAAACAGCCAGCGAGAGTGAACTAAGCACAACAGCAGCAGAACTTCTCCAGGACTACATGACCAcg TTGAGAACAAAATTGTCCTCTCAGGAGATTCAGCAGTTTGCCACACACTTGCATGAGTACAGAAACGGTGCCTCCATCCACGAGTTCTGTATCAACCTGAGACAGCTCTATGGAGACAGCAGGAAGTTCCTCCTACTCG GCCTTAGGCCCTTCATCCCAGAGAAGGACAGTCAGCACTTTGAGAACTTCCTGGAAACCATTGGCGTGAAGGATGGCCGTGGCATCATCACTGACAGCTTCGGCCGCTACAGACGTACAGCCAGTTCAGCTTCTGACTCGACCACCAATGGCAACGGGGCAGCAGGAGGATCAGATGAAGGAACGGTGTCCTCTGAGGGTGATGAGTGGGACCGCATGATCTCAGACATCAGCAATGACATTGAGGCGTTAGGGTGCAGTATGGACCAGGATGGTGTGTCACCCTGA
- the ccm2 gene encoding cerebral cavernous malformations protein 2 homolog isoform X2, with amino-acid sequence METEPGIVSPFKRVFLKGEKGRDKKAQEKCTERRALHTFSLSVPDHRIDPDILLNDYIEKEVKYLGQLSSVPGYLNPSSRTEVLQLIDNARKSHQLAGQLTSEQDAVVSLSAYNIKLVWRDGEDIILRVPIHDIAAVSYIRDDSLHLVILKTAQEPGGSPCPSTCPELSKSPTLSSLSESGAVDVCCLLVLAVENKAAAEELCLLLSQVFQIVYTESTIDFLDRTIDFLDGATTPTRHLSLYSDDSSSKDVKEPFEGGPGNFLFQGSLEAAGHSPCSSPSSTPASPQDKTASESELSTTAAELLQDYMTTLRTKLSSQEIQQFATHLHEYRNGASIHEFCINLRQLYGDSRKFLLLGLRPFIPEKDSQHFENFLETIGVKDGRGIITDSFGRYRRTASSASDSTTNGNGAAGGSDEGTVSSEGDEWDRMISDISNDIEALGCSMDQDGVSP; translated from the exons ATGGAGACAGAG CCGGGTATCGTGTCTCCGTTTAAGCGTGTGTTTCTGAAgggggagaaagggagagataaGAAAGCTCAGGAGAAGTGCACTGAACGACGGGCTCTTCACACTTTTTCACTGTCTGTCCCCGACCACCGGATTGACCCAGACATCTTGCTCAACGATTACATCGAGAAAGAGGTTAAG TATCTGGGGCAGCTGAGCTCAGTCCCAGGTTACCTTAATCCCTCCAGCCGCACTGAGGTCTTGCAGCTCATTGACAATGCCAGG AAGTCTCACCAGCTGGCAGGTCAGCTGACATCGGAGCAAGATGCCGTGGTCAGCCTGTCCGCGTACAACATCAAGCTGGTGTGGCGTGACGGAGAGGACATCATCCTGAGAGTACCTATCCATGACATTGCTGCCGTTTCCTACATTCGAGATGACTCCCTACACCTGGTGATTTTGAAAACAG ctcAAGAGCCCGGAGGCTCGCCTTGTCCCAGCACATGTCCGGAGCTGTCGAAGTCACCTACTCTGAGCTCTTTGTCTGAGAGTGGAGCTGTGGACGTCTGCTGCCTGCTCGTGCTGGCCGTCGAGAACAAG GCAGCAGCAGAGGAGCTCTGTCTGCTCCTCAGTCAGGTCTTCCAGATAGTCTACACAGAATCTACTATCGACTTCCTGGACAGGACCATCGACTTCCTTGATGGAGCTACAACGCCCACTCGGCATCTCTCCCTCTACAGCG ATGACTCATCAAGCAAGGATGTTAAAGAGCCATTTGAAGGAGGCCCAGGCAATTT CTTGTTTCAGGGCTCATTAGAGGCAGCAGGACATTCTCCGtgttcatcaccatcatccacACCAGCATCACCACAGGACAAAACAGCCAGCGAGAGTGAACTAAGCACAACAGCAGCAGAACTTCTCCAGGACTACATGACCAcg TTGAGAACAAAATTGTCCTCTCAGGAGATTCAGCAGTTTGCCACACACTTGCATGAGTACAGAAACGGTGCCTCCATCCACGAGTTCTGTATCAACCTGAGACAGCTCTATGGAGACAGCAGGAAGTTCCTCCTACTCG GCCTTAGGCCCTTCATCCCAGAGAAGGACAGTCAGCACTTTGAGAACTTCCTGGAAACCATTGGCGTGAAGGATGGCCGTGGCATCATCACTGACAGCTTCGGCCGCTACAGACGTACAGCCAGTTCAGCTTCTGACTCGACCACCAATGGCAACGGGGCAGCAGGAGGATCAGATGAAGGAACGGTGTCCTCTGAGGGTGATGAGTGGGACCGCATGATCTCAGACATCAGCAATGACATTGAGGCGTTAGGGTGCAGTATGGACCAGGATGGTGTGTCACCCTGA